A single region of the Brassica rapa cultivar Chiifu-401-42 chromosome A03, CAAS_Brap_v3.01, whole genome shotgun sequence genome encodes:
- the LOC103862621 gene encoding probable alpha,alpha-trehalose-phosphate synthase [UDP-forming] 10 isoform X1, with protein MIFVRIMGSKSFGNLLDLASGDLLDIPHTPRALPRVMTVPGIISDGYGISGGADSDAVSLPCRERKIIVANFLSLNGKKDSETGQWKFSLDNDSPMLHLKDGFSPETEVIYVGSLKTDVDVSEQDEVSQTLFEEFSCVPTFIPQDVHRKFYLGFCKQQLWPLFHYMLPMCPDHGERFDRSLWQAYVSANKIFADKVMGVINLEEDYICIHNYHLMLLPTFLRRRFHRVKLGFFLHSPFPSSEIYRTLPVREEILRGLLNCDLIGFHTFDYARHFLSCCCRMLGLEYESKRGHIALDYLGRTVFLKILPIGIQMGRLESVLNLPATAEKLKEIQEKYRGKKVILGVDDMDIFKGLSLKILAFEHLLQQYPSMQGKLVLIQIVNPARGSGKDVQEAKKETYYTVNRINERYGLPGYEPVVLIDRPVPQFEKSAYNAMAECCIVNAVRDGMNLVPYKYTVCRQGTPEMDKSLGLSEDSPRTSMLVLSEFIGCSLSLSGAIRVNPWDVDAVADSMYSAITMSDFEKQLRHKKHYHYISTHDVAYWSRSFTQDLERACRDHYSKRCWGVGWGLGFRLIALSPNFRRLSVEQTVSAYRRSSKRAIFLDYDGTLVPEASIVKEPSADVISALKTLCTDPDNTVFIVSGSGKVSLSEWLAPCENLGIAAEHGYFTRWNNSSDWETSGFSDDLEWKKIVEPIMRLYTETTDGSNIEAKESALVWHHQDADPDFGSCQAKELLDHLETVLVKEPVVVHRGHQIVEVKPQGVSKGLVTGKVLSRMHEEGNAPDFVVCIGDDRSDEEMFESIATTLSAQSLSVSAEIFACTVGRKPSKAKYFLDEVSDVVKLLQGLANTSSSPKPRYSSHLRVSSESVV; from the exons ATGATCTTTGTTCGAATAATGGGTTCAAAATCATTTGGAAACCTCTTAGACTTGGCTTCTGGGGATCTTTTGGACATCCCTCACACTCCCAGAGCTCTTCCAAGAGTGATGACAGTTCCTGGCATCATCTCTGATGGATATGGGATTAGTGGTGGTGCTGATTCAGATGCCGTCTCATTGCCTTGCCGCGAGCGCAAAATCATTGTTGCCAATTTTCTTTCTTTGAATGGTAAAAAGGATTCAGAGACTGGGCAGTGGAAATTCAGCCTGGACAATGATTCTCCCATGTTGCATCTCAAGGATGGTTTTTCTCCAGAGACTGAAGTCATTTATGTTGGATCACTCAAGACAGATGTTGATGTTAGCGAGCAAGACGAGGTTTCTCAAACTCTTTTTGAGGAGTTCAGTTGCGTTCCCACTTTCATCCCACAAGATGTGCATAGAAAATTCTACCTCGGCTTTTGTAAACAGCAGCTGTGGCCATTGTTCCACTACATGTTACCCATGTGCCCTGATCATGGCGAACGCTTTGATCGTAGTCTTTGGCAGGCTTATGTTTCTGCCAACAAAATATTTGCAGATAAGGTGATGGGTGTGATTAATCTGGAGGAAGATTATATCTGTATTCATAACTATCATTTAATGCTTCTCCCAACGTTTCTCAGGAGGCGTTTCCACAGGGTTAAGCTTGGTTTCTTCCTCCACAGCCCATTCCCTTCTTCCGAAATTTATCGAACCTTACCTGTTCGAGAGGAGATACTAAGGGGGCTCCTAAACTGTGATTTAATTGGTTTCCACACCTTTGATTACGCACGGCATTTCTTGTCATGCTGCTGTAGAATGCTTGGTTTGGAGTATGAATCTAAAAGAGGGCATATTGCTCTTGACTACTTGGGCCGTACAGTTTTCCTCAAGATTCTTCCTATAGGTATTCAAATGGGAAGGCTCGAATCCGTTCTGAATCTTCCTGCTACAGCTGAGAAACTGAAAGAGATCCAAGAAAAGTATCGTGGTAAGAAGGTGATACTCGGTGTTGATGACATGGATATATTCAAAGGTCTGAGTCTAAAGATTTTGGCCTTTGAACATCTCCTTCAGCAATATCCTAGCATGCAAGGGAAATTAGTTCTCATTCAGATTGTCAACCCAGCTAGAGGATCAGGTAAAGACGTTCAAGAGGCAAAGAAAGAGACGTATTACACTGTCAATAGAATCAACGAGCGTTATGGTTTGCCTGGTTATGAGCCAGTGGTTCTGATCGATCGTCCTGTTCCTCAGTTTGAGAAGTCTGCCTATAATGCCATGGCGGAATGCTGTATAGTCAACGCAGTGAGGGATGGGATGAACTTGGTTCCATACAAGTACACTGTTTGTCGACAGGGAACTCCTGAAATGGATAAATCTCTGGGACTAAGTGAAGATTCTCCTCGCACAAGCATGCTTGTTCTGTCTGAATTCATTGGTTGCTCTCTGTCTCTAAGTGGCGCGATCAGGGTCAACCCTTGGGACGTTGATGCGGTGGCTGATTCAATGTACTCAGCTATCACCATGTCTGATTTTGAGAAGCAACTACGCCACAAGAAACACTACCACTACATTAGTACACACGATGTGGCATACTGGTCGCGCAGCTTTACCCAGGATTTGGAGAGGGCATGTCGTGATCATTACAGTAAACGATGCTGGGGAGTTGGTTGGGGTTTAGGTTTTAGGCTCATCGCTCTCTCTCCTAATTTCAGAAGACTATCCGTTGAGCAAACTGTCAGTGCTTATAGAAGATCGAGCAAGAGAGCAATATTTCTTGATTATGACGGTACTTTAGTTCCGGAGGCCTCGATTGTAAAGGAACCAAGTGCTGATGTGATCTCAGCGCTGAAGACACTGTGTACTGATCCTGATAACACTGTATTTATCGTTAGCGGGAGCGGGAAAGTTTCTTTAAGCGAGTGGCTTGCGCCGTGTGAGAATCTTGGAATAGCGGCTGAACACGGTTACTTCACAAG GTGGAATAATTCTTCCGACTGGGAAACAAGTGGCTTTTCTGATGACCTCGAATGGAAGAAAATCGTGGAGCCTATCATGAGACTGTATACAGAAACTACTGATGGATCGAACATAGAAGCGAAGGAGAGTGCACTAGTGTGGCATCACCAAGATGCTGACCCTGACTTTGGTTCTTGCCAAGCCAAGGAACTACTTGACCATCTAGAAACTGTTCTAGTAAAAGAACCTGTTGTGGTTCACAGAGGTCACCAAATCGTTGAAGTTAAGCCTCAG GGAGTAAGCAAAGGTCTTGTCACCGGGAAAGTTCTTAGTAGAATGCATGAAGAAGGGAATGCACCGGATTTTGTGGTATGCATTGGGGACGATAGATCAGACGAAGAGATGTTTGAGAGCATAGCAACAACACTCTCTGCTCAATCATTGTCAGTCTCTGCAGAGATATTCGCCTGCACGGTGGGAAGAAAACCGAGCAAAGCCAAGTACTTTCTGGATGAGGTAAGCGACGTGGTGAAGTTGCTTCAAGGACTTGCCAACACTTCTTCCAGCCCAAAGCCTAGGTACTCTTCTCACCTCAGAGTCTCCTCTGAGAGTGTGGTCTGA
- the LOC103862621 gene encoding probable alpha,alpha-trehalose-phosphate synthase [UDP-forming] 10 isoform X2, with product MVKRIQRLGSGNSAWTMILPCCISRMVFLQRLKSFMLDHSRQMLMLASKTRFLKLFLRSSVAFPLSSHKMCIENSTSAFVNSSCGHCSTTCYPCALIMANALIVVFGRLMFLPTKYLQIRRRFHRVKLGFFLHSPFPSSEIYRTLPVREEILRGLLNCDLIGFHTFDYARHFLSCCCRMLGLEYESKRGHIALDYLGRTVFLKILPIGIQMGRLESVLNLPATAEKLKEIQEKYRGKKVILGVDDMDIFKGLSLKILAFEHLLQQYPSMQGKLVLIQIVNPARGSGKDVQEAKKETYYTVNRINERYGLPGYEPVVLIDRPVPQFEKSAYNAMAECCIVNAVRDGMNLVPYKYTVCRQGTPEMDKSLGLSEDSPRTSMLVLSEFIGCSLSLSGAIRVNPWDVDAVADSMYSAITMSDFEKQLRHKKHYHYISTHDVAYWSRSFTQDLERACRDHYSKRCWGVGWGLGFRLIALSPNFRRLSVEQTVSAYRRSSKRAIFLDYDGTLVPEASIVKEPSADVISALKTLCTDPDNTVFIVSGSGKVSLSEWLAPCENLGIAAEHGYFTRWNNSSDWETSGFSDDLEWKKIVEPIMRLYTETTDGSNIEAKESALVWHHQDADPDFGSCQAKELLDHLETVLVKEPVVVHRGHQIVEVKPQGVSKGLVTGKVLSRMHEEGNAPDFVVCIGDDRSDEEMFESIATTLSAQSLSVSAEIFACTVGRKPSKAKYFLDEVSDVVKLLQGLANTSSSPKPRYSSHLRVSSESVV from the exons ATGGTAAAAAGGATTCAGAGACTGGGCAGTGGAAATTCAGCCTGGACAATGATTCTCCCATGTTGCATCTCAAGGATGGTTTTTCTCCAGAGACTGAAGTCATTTATGTTGGATCACTCAAGACAGATGTTGATGTTAGCGAGCAAGACGAGGTTTCTCAAACTCTTTTTGAGGAGTTCAGTTGCGTTCCCACTTTCATCCCACAAGATGTGCATAGAAAATTCTACCTCGGCTTTTGTAAACAGCAGCTGTGGCCATTGTTCCACTACATGTTACCCATGTGCCCTGATCATGGCGAACGCTTTGATCGTAGTCTTTGGCAGGCTTATGTTTCTGCCAACAAAATATTTGCAGATAAG GAGGCGTTTCCACAGGGTTAAGCTTGGTTTCTTCCTCCACAGCCCATTCCCTTCTTCCGAAATTTATCGAACCTTACCTGTTCGAGAGGAGATACTAAGGGGGCTCCTAAACTGTGATTTAATTGGTTTCCACACCTTTGATTACGCACGGCATTTCTTGTCATGCTGCTGTAGAATGCTTGGTTTGGAGTATGAATCTAAAAGAGGGCATATTGCTCTTGACTACTTGGGCCGTACAGTTTTCCTCAAGATTCTTCCTATAGGTATTCAAATGGGAAGGCTCGAATCCGTTCTGAATCTTCCTGCTACAGCTGAGAAACTGAAAGAGATCCAAGAAAAGTATCGTGGTAAGAAGGTGATACTCGGTGTTGATGACATGGATATATTCAAAGGTCTGAGTCTAAAGATTTTGGCCTTTGAACATCTCCTTCAGCAATATCCTAGCATGCAAGGGAAATTAGTTCTCATTCAGATTGTCAACCCAGCTAGAGGATCAGGTAAAGACGTTCAAGAGGCAAAGAAAGAGACGTATTACACTGTCAATAGAATCAACGAGCGTTATGGTTTGCCTGGTTATGAGCCAGTGGTTCTGATCGATCGTCCTGTTCCTCAGTTTGAGAAGTCTGCCTATAATGCCATGGCGGAATGCTGTATAGTCAACGCAGTGAGGGATGGGATGAACTTGGTTCCATACAAGTACACTGTTTGTCGACAGGGAACTCCTGAAATGGATAAATCTCTGGGACTAAGTGAAGATTCTCCTCGCACAAGCATGCTTGTTCTGTCTGAATTCATTGGTTGCTCTCTGTCTCTAAGTGGCGCGATCAGGGTCAACCCTTGGGACGTTGATGCGGTGGCTGATTCAATGTACTCAGCTATCACCATGTCTGATTTTGAGAAGCAACTACGCCACAAGAAACACTACCACTACATTAGTACACACGATGTGGCATACTGGTCGCGCAGCTTTACCCAGGATTTGGAGAGGGCATGTCGTGATCATTACAGTAAACGATGCTGGGGAGTTGGTTGGGGTTTAGGTTTTAGGCTCATCGCTCTCTCTCCTAATTTCAGAAGACTATCCGTTGAGCAAACTGTCAGTGCTTATAGAAGATCGAGCAAGAGAGCAATATTTCTTGATTATGACGGTACTTTAGTTCCGGAGGCCTCGATTGTAAAGGAACCAAGTGCTGATGTGATCTCAGCGCTGAAGACACTGTGTACTGATCCTGATAACACTGTATTTATCGTTAGCGGGAGCGGGAAAGTTTCTTTAAGCGAGTGGCTTGCGCCGTGTGAGAATCTTGGAATAGCGGCTGAACACGGTTACTTCACAAG GTGGAATAATTCTTCCGACTGGGAAACAAGTGGCTTTTCTGATGACCTCGAATGGAAGAAAATCGTGGAGCCTATCATGAGACTGTATACAGAAACTACTGATGGATCGAACATAGAAGCGAAGGAGAGTGCACTAGTGTGGCATCACCAAGATGCTGACCCTGACTTTGGTTCTTGCCAAGCCAAGGAACTACTTGACCATCTAGAAACTGTTCTAGTAAAAGAACCTGTTGTGGTTCACAGAGGTCACCAAATCGTTGAAGTTAAGCCTCAG GGAGTAAGCAAAGGTCTTGTCACCGGGAAAGTTCTTAGTAGAATGCATGAAGAAGGGAATGCACCGGATTTTGTGGTATGCATTGGGGACGATAGATCAGACGAAGAGATGTTTGAGAGCATAGCAACAACACTCTCTGCTCAATCATTGTCAGTCTCTGCAGAGATATTCGCCTGCACGGTGGGAAGAAAACCGAGCAAAGCCAAGTACTTTCTGGATGAGGTAAGCGACGTGGTGAAGTTGCTTCAAGGACTTGCCAACACTTCTTCCAGCCCAAAGCCTAGGTACTCTTCTCACCTCAGAGTCTCCTCTGAGAGTGTGGTCTGA